The Coffea arabica cultivar ET-39 chromosome 8e, Coffea Arabica ET-39 HiFi, whole genome shotgun sequence genome window below encodes:
- the LOC113703340 gene encoding heat shock factor protein HSF30-like: MENVTIKIEEEEEGFVFPFSEGGSTGAAAGSSSSPRPMEGLHDMGPPPFLTKTFDMVEDPSTDSVISWSKARNSFVVWDSHKFSTSLLPKYFKHSNFSSFVRQLNTYGFRKVDPDRWEFANECFLGGQKHLLKTIRRRRNVIPSITQQEGGGPCVELGHYDLEEEIERLKSDRNSLMAEVFKLKQQQQTARDHVMAMDERLKGTEKKQQQTMSFLARAFSNPTFLQPYVDRHRQRQEQQRIQIGHKRRLTMTPSVENLQEVASIAADADQLLNDSGGEQELVNMQREMETLLFTAALDDEPSSIVNLNSPSIPTSAANVDPVAEHIWEELLTGDLVTENEAEVVLLGDQPEADVEVEDLVAETPEWGEGFSDLVDQMGYLIAKPDDTSK, encoded by the exons ATGGAAAATGTGACCATCAAGatagaagaagaggaagagggcTTCGTCTTTCCATTCAGTGAAGGCGGAAGCACTGGTGCTGCTGCTGGTTCATCTTCTTCACCGAGGCCAATGGAGGGCTTGCATGACATGGGACCACCACCgttcttgaccaagacatttGATATGGTGGAAGATCCTTCAACTGATTCAGTAATCTCGTGGAGTAAAGCTAGAAATAGCTTCGTTGTTTGGGATTCCCATAAGTTTTCCACTTCTCTGCTTCCCAAGTACTTCAAGCACAGTAATTTCTCAAGCTTCGTCCGCCAGCTTAATACCTAT GGTTTCAGAAAAGTGGATCCCGATCGATGGGAATTTGCAAATGAGTGTTTCCTTGGGGGGCAGAAACATCTCCTGAAGACCATCAGGAGGAGAAGGAATGTCATACCAAGCATTACCCAACAAGAAGGAGGCGGTCCTTGTGTTGAATTAGGGCACTATGACttggaagaagaaattgaaagaCTTAAGAGCGACAGAAACTCGTTGATGGCCGAAGTCTTTAAACTTAAACAACAACAGCAGACTGCAAGGGACCATGTCATGGCGATGGACGAAAGACTTAAGGGTACGGAGAAAAAACAACAGCAGACAATGAGTTTCCTAGCCAGAGCTTTTAGTAATCCGACTTTTCTCCAGCCATATGTGGATAGACATCGACAGAGACAAGAACAACAGCGAATTCAGATTGGGCATAAGAGGAGGCTGACAATGACCCCCAGTGTGGAGAACCTGCAAGAAGTGGCATCAATCGCTGCGGATGCTGATCAACTTCTCAATGACTCAGGCGGAGAGCAAGAACTGGTGAATATGCAAAGAGAGATGGAGACTTTGCTATTTACTGCAGCATTGGATGACGAACCAAGCAGTATTGTAAACTTGAATTCACCGTCAATTCCTACTAGTGCTGCCAATGTCGATCCAGTTGCTGAACACATCTGGGAGGAATTGCTTACTGGAGATCTTGTTACTGAAAATGAAGCAGAAGTTGTGTTGTTGGGAGATCAACCAGAGGCTGATGTGGAGGTTGAGGATTTGGTTGCTGAAACACCTGAGTGGGGTGAGGGTTTCAGTGACCTTGTCGATCAAATGGGATATCTTATCGCCAAGCCTGACGATACAAGCAAATGA
- the LOC113703453 gene encoding beta-fructofuranosidase, insoluble isoenzyme CWINV1-like isoform X1 produces the protein MAKMVIVPQFEHVDPNGPMYYKGIYHLFYQYNPYAAVWGNITWGHAVSHNLIDWIDLEHAIEPTEPYDINGCWSGSATILPGGNPVILYTGADFKNRQVQNLAEPKNPSDPYLKEWIKAKNNPLMTPINGIDPQFFRDPTTAWQGPDKRWRVVVGSQIDGHGTALLYRSKDFVTWTKSEKPLHFSNKTKMWECPDFYPVIVSRRNGLDTSVHSKNSKHVLKASFNDQDYYIIGTYNPETDKFIPDVDFMESYLKLRYDYGIFYASKTFYDSAKRRRILWGWVTEGDDKLDDIKKGWSGLQSIPRSIVLDKNGKQLTQWPIKEIERLRRKEVNLQNKGIKGGTAFEITGITASQADVEVSFHLPNLHDAELIHPEKVDPKILCSEKNASTKGVIGPFGLMVLASKNLTERTAVFFRVFKSHDDKYAVLMCSHQTRSSLRKVVNKSSFGAFVDVDPKENISLRSLIDHSIVESFGGGGKTCITSRVYPELAVGQEAHLYVFNYGTKSVTISNLHGWSMGRAKIFPAHGKKMFPTPN, from the exons ATGGCGAAAATGGTGATCGTGCCACAATTTGAACATGTAGATCCAAATG GTCCAATGTACTACAAGGGAATTTACCATCTCTTCTACCAGTACAATCCTTATGCTGCAGTGTGGGGTAATATTACCTGGGGGCATGCTGTATCACATAATCTGATTGATTGGATCGATCTTGAGCATGCTATTGAGCCAACTGAGCCTTATGACATCAACGGTTGCTGGTCTGGCTCTGCAACAATCCTTCCAGGAGGAAATCCTGTAATTCTGTACACTGGAGCTGACTTTAAAAACCGTCAAGTTCAAAACCTGGCTGAGCCCAAGAATCCAAGTGACCCGTATCTGAAAGAGTGGataaaagcaaaaaataatCCTTTGATGACTCCAATTAATGGGATTGATCCACAATTTTTCAGAGATCCAACGACAGCCTGGCAGGGGCCGGATAAAAGATGGCGAGTGGTTGTTGGGAGCCAAATTGATGGTCATGGGACAGCACTTCTATATCGCAGCAAAGATTTTGTAACGTGGACTAAGAGCGAAAAACCCctgcatttttcaaataaaacaaaaatgtggGAGTGCCCTGATTTCTATCCTGTGATTGTTAGTCGCAGAAATGGACTTGACACTTCTGTGCATTCGAAGAATAGTAAGCATGTTTTGAAAGCAAGTTTTAATGATCAGGACTACTACATTATTGGAACCTACAATCCAGAAACTGACAAATTTATCCCCGATGTCGACTTCATGGAGAGCTATTTGAAACTGAGGTATGATTATGGGATATTCTATGCATCTAAGACATTTTATGATAGTGCCAAGAGAAGAAGAATATTATGGGGATGGGTAACTGAGGGGGATGATAAATTAGACGACATCAAGAAAGGATGGTCAGGACTTCAG TCAATTCCTAGAAGTATCGTGCTAGACAAAAATGGCAAGCAATTAACACAGTGGCCAATCAAAGAAATTGAGAGATTGCGCCGAAAAGAGGTTAACCTTCAGAATAAGGGGATCAAGGGAGGAACGGCTTTCGAAATCACAGGCATCACAGCTTCACAG GCTGATGTAGAAGTCTCATTCCACCTGCCAAATCTTCATGATGCTGAGTTGATACATCCGGAAAAAGTTGATCCCAAAATTCTTTGCAGCGAGAAGAATGCCTCCACAAAAGGAGTTATCGGGCCATTTGGCTTGATGGTCTTGGCTTCGAAAAACTTGACTGAACGAACTGCTGTTTTCTTTCGGGTATTCAAAAGCCATGATGATAAATACGCTGTGCTCATGTGCAGCCATCAAACCAG GTCTTCTTTGCGAAAAGTGGTTAACAAATCCAGCTTCGGGGCTTTTGTTGATGTAGACCCCAAAGAAAACATTTCACTGAGAAGCTTG ATTGACCATTCAATTGTTGAAAGTTTTGGAGGTGGTGGAAAGACTTGCATTACTTCTAGGGTTTATCCAGAGTTAGCTGTTGGTCAAGAAGCCCACCTTTATGTCTTTAACTATGGGACAAAAAGCGTTACTATCTCAAATTTACATGGTTGGAGCATGGGAAGAGCTAAAATTTTTCCAGcacatggaaaaaaaatgtTCCCTACTCCAAATTAG
- the LOC113703453 gene encoding beta-fructofuranosidase, insoluble isoenzyme CWINV1-like isoform X2 encodes MEGSLIWILVVHILVIAYQGEVGASDRIQKNFQYNPKQPHRTAYHFQPSKNWMNDPNGPMYYKGIYHLFYQYNPYAAVWGNITWGHAVSHNLIDWIDLEHAIEPTEPYDINGCWSGSATILPGGNPVILYTGADFKNRQVQNLAEPKNPSDPYLKEWIKAKNNPLMTPINGIDPQFFRDPTTAWQGPDKRWRVVVGSQIDGHGTALLYRSKDFVTWTKSEKPLHFSNKTKMWECPDFYPVIVSRRNGLDTSVHSKNSKHVLKASFNDQDYYIIGTYNPETDKFIPDVDFMESYLKLRYDYGIFYASKTFYDSAKRRRILWGWVTEGDDKLDDIKKGWSGLQSIPRSIVLDKNGKQLTQWPIKEIERLRRKEVNLQNKGIKGGTAFEITGITASQADVEVSFHLPNLHDAELIHPEKVDPKILCSEKNASTKGVIGPFGLMVLASKNLTERTAVFFRVFKSHDDKYAVLMCSHQTRSSLRKVVNKSSFGAFVDVDPKENISLRSLIDHSIVESFGGGGKTCITSRVYPELAVGQEAHLYVFNYGTKSVTISNLHGWSMGRAKIFPAHGKKMFPTPN; translated from the exons ATGGAGGGATCTTTGATCTGGATTCTCGTTGTACACATTTTGGTAATTGCCTATCAAGGTGAAGTCGGTGCCTCTGATCGAATTCAGAAGAATTTCCAATACAATCCCAAGCAGCCGCACAGAACAGCCTACCACTTCCAACCTTCTAAAAACTGGATGAATG ATCCAAATG GTCCAATGTACTACAAGGGAATTTACCATCTCTTCTACCAGTACAATCCTTATGCTGCAGTGTGGGGTAATATTACCTGGGGGCATGCTGTATCACATAATCTGATTGATTGGATCGATCTTGAGCATGCTATTGAGCCAACTGAGCCTTATGACATCAACGGTTGCTGGTCTGGCTCTGCAACAATCCTTCCAGGAGGAAATCCTGTAATTCTGTACACTGGAGCTGACTTTAAAAACCGTCAAGTTCAAAACCTGGCTGAGCCCAAGAATCCAAGTGACCCGTATCTGAAAGAGTGGataaaagcaaaaaataatCCTTTGATGACTCCAATTAATGGGATTGATCCACAATTTTTCAGAGATCCAACGACAGCCTGGCAGGGGCCGGATAAAAGATGGCGAGTGGTTGTTGGGAGCCAAATTGATGGTCATGGGACAGCACTTCTATATCGCAGCAAAGATTTTGTAACGTGGACTAAGAGCGAAAAACCCctgcatttttcaaataaaacaaaaatgtggGAGTGCCCTGATTTCTATCCTGTGATTGTTAGTCGCAGAAATGGACTTGACACTTCTGTGCATTCGAAGAATAGTAAGCATGTTTTGAAAGCAAGTTTTAATGATCAGGACTACTACATTATTGGAACCTACAATCCAGAAACTGACAAATTTATCCCCGATGTCGACTTCATGGAGAGCTATTTGAAACTGAGGTATGATTATGGGATATTCTATGCATCTAAGACATTTTATGATAGTGCCAAGAGAAGAAGAATATTATGGGGATGGGTAACTGAGGGGGATGATAAATTAGACGACATCAAGAAAGGATGGTCAGGACTTCAG TCAATTCCTAGAAGTATCGTGCTAGACAAAAATGGCAAGCAATTAACACAGTGGCCAATCAAAGAAATTGAGAGATTGCGCCGAAAAGAGGTTAACCTTCAGAATAAGGGGATCAAGGGAGGAACGGCTTTCGAAATCACAGGCATCACAGCTTCACAG GCTGATGTAGAAGTCTCATTCCACCTGCCAAATCTTCATGATGCTGAGTTGATACATCCGGAAAAAGTTGATCCCAAAATTCTTTGCAGCGAGAAGAATGCCTCCACAAAAGGAGTTATCGGGCCATTTGGCTTGATGGTCTTGGCTTCGAAAAACTTGACTGAACGAACTGCTGTTTTCTTTCGGGTATTCAAAAGCCATGATGATAAATACGCTGTGCTCATGTGCAGCCATCAAACCAG GTCTTCTTTGCGAAAAGTGGTTAACAAATCCAGCTTCGGGGCTTTTGTTGATGTAGACCCCAAAGAAAACATTTCACTGAGAAGCTTG ATTGACCATTCAATTGTTGAAAGTTTTGGAGGTGGTGGAAAGACTTGCATTACTTCTAGGGTTTATCCAGAGTTAGCTGTTGGTCAAGAAGCCCACCTTTATGTCTTTAACTATGGGACAAAAAGCGTTACTATCTCAAATTTACATGGTTGGAGCATGGGAAGAGCTAAAATTTTTCCAGcacatggaaaaaaaatgtTCCCTACTCCAAATTAG
- the LOC140012828 gene encoding uncharacterized protein translates to MANRTIDSFFKKRRLEPNGSGEIPCPLRDSSPKHQTKKFCRAESLEFDISSIERDPGKRKSIWKYLEHQRDEVRRAYIKFGPYQPELPIESMVVDKKGRRFLFSWYKLFPDWLEFSPTKNAAFCLPCSLFSKPTDRFGSMAFTTSGFRSWKKVNDGKNCAFLNHIGKDPNSSHKVAMQCYHDLGNSLQHLDKIIEKQNSEQVAKNRLQLQVSIDAAKWCAFQAVAFRGHDESLDSNNRGNFIELIKHVSSYNEKVAAVVLDNAPRNASYTSPTIQKEILSIWSIKIQKHIREEISDSKFSILVDEAQDRSKREQMAIVLRFVDKQGYIRERFFDIVHVHETNSLTLKKEICDVLSRHNLSVQNIRGQGYDGASNMRGEWNGLQALFIQECPYAYYIHCFAHRLQLTLVATSQEVIPVEQFFTNLSLLINLVSSSCKRVDQLRVARAARIAELIAIDELETGRGQNQMGTLKRPGTTRWGSHFSSICSLFTEYEDICSVLIDVVNYGNTSTQRSEADRVYNFMTSFDFVLVMHMMRDILGFAQVLSQALQCKSQDILNALKLVSVTKDRLQSYRDNGWNELFTNVKTFGDARNIEMPDMNVIYKAGRGRIRKQNDPITMEHHYRIDVFLATVDSQILEMKNRFKEDVIELLILSSALHPKDNFQAFNIEQICQLANKFYSADFTDQKKLHLRTQLELFQIEFSCNSQLQNLSSLQELCQVLAKTRKSMCYTLIDRLIHLILTLPVSTATTERAFSAMKIIKTFLRSRMEEDFLANSMIMYIEKEIARTFDVNSIIDDFDKIKSRRAQFHMSHTVN, encoded by the coding sequence ATGGCCAACAGGACAATTGattcttttttcaagaaaagacgCCTAGAACCAAATGGAAGTGGTGAAATTCCTTGTCCTCTTCGTGATTCTTCTCCTAAGcatcaaacaaagaaattttgTAGAGCTGAATCATTAGAGTTTGATATTTCATCCATAGAACGTGATCCTGGAAAGAGAAAATCCATTTGGAAATATCTAGAGCATCAAAGGGATGAGGTACGGAGAGCATATATTAAGTTTGGGCCATACCAACCTGAGCTTCCGATTGAATCAATGGTTGTTGACAAGAAGGGCCGacgtttccttttctcttggtaTAAATTGTTTCCAGATTGGTTGGAATTTTCTCCAACAAAGAATGCTGCCTTTTGTCTTCCTTGCTCACTTTTTTCCAAGCCAACGGACCGTTTTGGATCAATGGCCTTCACAACTAGTGGATTTAGATCTTGGAAGAAGGTAAATGATGGAAAAAATTGTGCTTTTTTAAATCACATTGGAAAAGATCCTAACTCATCACACAAAGTGGCAATGCAATGCTATCATGATTTGGGAAACTCATTGCAACATCTTGACAAAATTATTGAGAAGCAAAATTCTGAGCAGGTTGCAAAAAATCGGTTGCAACTTCAAGTTTCCATAGATGCTGCAAAATGGTGTGCATTTCAAGCGGTGGCTTTTAGGGGTCATGATGAAAGTTTAGATTCTAACAATCGAGGTAATTTTATTGAGTTGATCAAGCATGTGTCTTCTTATAATGAAAAAGTGGCTGCTGTGGTTCTTGATAATGCTCCTCGAAATGCATCTTATACTTCTCCTACGATCCAAAAGGAGATATTGTCCATTTGGTCGATCAAGATACAAAAGCATATTCGAGAGGAGATTagtgattcaaaattttctatacTTGTTGATGAGGCTCAAGATAGATCAAAAAGAGAGCAAATGGCTATTGTTCTTAGATTTGTGGACAAGCAAGGCTATATTCGAGAGAGATTTTTTGACATTGTTCATGTGCACGAAACCAATTCCTTGACTTTGAAGAAGGAGATATGTGATGTCCTTTCTCGCCATAATCTTAGTGTGCAAAACATTCGTGGCCAGGGATATGATGGAGCTAGTAACATGCGTGGAGAATGGAATGGACTGCAAGCATTATTTATTCAGGAGTGCCCCTATGCATATTATATTCACTGTTTTGCTCATCGACTGCAATTAACATTGGTAGCAACATCTCAAGAGGTAATTCCTGTGGAACAATTCTTTACAAACTTATCTCTTCTTATAAATTTAGTTTCATCTTCTTGCAAACGGGTGGACCAACTTAGAGTTGCTAGAGCTGCTAGAATTGCTGAATTGATTGCTATTGATGAACTTGAGACTGGTAGGGGTCAGAATCAGATGGGTACCTTAAAACGGCCAGGGACTACAAGATGGGGGTCACATTTTAGTTCTATCTGTAGCTTATTCACAGAATATGAAGACATTTGCTCTGTCCTAATTGATGTTGTCAATTATGGAAATACATCAACTCAAAGAAGTGAAGCTGACAGAGTTTATAATTTCATGACATCCTTTGATTTTGTTCTTGTTATGCATATGATGAGGGACATTTTAGGATTTGCACAAGTACTTTCTCAAGCTTTACAGTGCAAATCTCAAGATATTTTGAATGCCCTTAAATTGGTTTCAGTAACAAAGGATCGACTTCAAAGTTACAGAGATAATGGATGGAATGAATTGTTCACCAATGTAAAGACATTTGGTGATGCACGAAATATAGAGATGCCTGATATGAATGTCATTTATAAAGCAGGTCGAGGAAGAATTCGAAAACAAAATGATCCAATTACCATGGAGCATCACTACAGGATTGATGTGTTTTTGGCAACGGTTGATTCTCAAATACTTGAAATGAAGAATAGGTTTAAGGAAGATGTAATAGAGTTGCTTATTCTTAGTTCAGCATTGCACCCCAAAGATAATTTTCAGGCTTTCAATATTGAACAAATTTGTCAACTTGCAAACAAGTTTTATTCAGCTGACTTCACAGATCAAAAGAAGTTACACTTAAGAACTCAATTAGAGCTTTTTCAGATTGAGTTTTCCTGTAATTCTCAACTTCAAAATTTGTCATCACTTCAGGAGTTGTGCCAAGTGTTAGCGAAGACAAGAAAGTCAATGTGCTATACTCTTATTGATAGATTGATTCATCTTATTTTGACTCTTCCTGTTTCAACAGCTACAACAGAGCGTGCATTTTCTGCTATGAAAATCATCAAGACTTTTTTGCGTTCTAGGATGGAGGAAGACTTTCTTGCCAACTCTATGATAATGTATATTGAGAAAGAAATTGCTAGAACTTTTGATGTAAATTCAATCATTGATgactttgataaaattaaaagtcGTCGTGCACAATTTCATATGTCTCACACAGTCAATTAG
- the LOC113703091 gene encoding probable ADP,ATP carrier protein At5g56450 isoform X2, with protein MMVEDGGGEAEEKSGSGSGVRFSSKAKALGLRESGQSNWLTNFHRDLLAGAVMGGVVHTIIAPIERAKLLLQTQESNIAILSGPHRRFKGMFDCIARTIREEGILSLWRGNGSSVLRYYPSVALNFSLKDLYKNILRGQGNPLISGPSANFIAGSAAGCTTLVIIYPLDIAHTRLAADLGRTASLQGMIVHRGLYFGGFDTMKEIMSEETKPDVALWKRWIAAQAVTTSAGLISYPLDTVRRRMMMQSGLEQPMYRSTLDCWRKIYRTEGFSSFYRGALSNIFRSTGAAAVLVLYDEIKKLMDWTGL; from the exons ATGATGGTGGAGGATGGTGGTGGTGAGGCAGAAGAGAAAAGTGGCAGTGGTAGTGGTGTTCGGTTTTCATCGAAGGCGAAGGCTTTGGGTTTAAGAGAATCAGGGCAATCAAATTGGTTGACTAATTTTCACAGAGATCTGTTGGCAGGCGCAGTGATGGGGGGCGTCGTGCACACGATTATAGCCCCGATTGAGAGGGCTAAGCTGTTGTTACAAACCCAGGAGAGTAATATTGCTATTTTATCTGGGCCGCATAGGAGGTTTAAGGGGATGTTTGATTGCATAGCCAGGACAATTAGAGAAGAAGGGATTCTTTCTCTGTGGAGAGGCAATGGGAGCAGTGTTCTGAGATATTACCCTTCTGTTGCTCTCAATTTTTCTCTCAAG GATCTCTATAAGAACATCTTACGTGGTCAAGGCAATCCTCTTATATCTGGGCCATCTGCTAATTTCATTGCTGGATCTGCAGCTGGTTGTACGACCTTGGTCATCATCTATCCACTTGATATTGCACATACACGCCTTGCTGCTGATCTTGGAAGGACAG CCTCTCTGCAGGGGATGATTGTGCACCGGGGCCTTTACTTTGGTGGTTTTGACACGATGAAAGAGATTATGTCAGAAGAAACTAAACCAGATGTGGCCCTTTGGAAGCGTTGGATAGCAGCTCAAGCAGTTACAACATCTGCTGGGTTGATATCTTATCCATTGGACACTGTTCGGAGGCGGATGATGATGCAATCTGGCTTGGAGCAGCCAATGTACAGAAGTACATTGGATTGCTGGAGAAAGATTTACAGGACAGAAGGGTTCTCATCATTTTATCGTGGAGCCCTTTCAAATATTTTCAGAAGCACTGGTGCCGCTGCTGTTTTAGTTTTGTACGATGAAATTAAGAAGCTCATGGATTGGACTGGCTTATAG
- the LOC113703091 gene encoding probable ADP,ATP carrier protein At5g56450 isoform X1, with amino-acid sequence MMVEDGGGEAEEKSGSGSGVRFSSKAKALGLRESGQSNWLTNFHRDLLAGAVMGGVVHTIIAPIERAKLLLQTQESNIAILSGPHRRFKGMFDCIARTIREEGILSLWRGNGSSVLRYYPSVALNFSLKDLYKNILRGQGNPLISGPSANFIAGSAAGCTTLVIIYPLDIAHTRLAADLGRTGTRQFRGVSHFLSTIYEKDGIKGIYRGLPASLQGMIVHRGLYFGGFDTMKEIMSEETKPDVALWKRWIAAQAVTTSAGLISYPLDTVRRRMMMQSGLEQPMYRSTLDCWRKIYRTEGFSSFYRGALSNIFRSTGAAAVLVLYDEIKKLMDWTGL; translated from the exons ATGATGGTGGAGGATGGTGGTGGTGAGGCAGAAGAGAAAAGTGGCAGTGGTAGTGGTGTTCGGTTTTCATCGAAGGCGAAGGCTTTGGGTTTAAGAGAATCAGGGCAATCAAATTGGTTGACTAATTTTCACAGAGATCTGTTGGCAGGCGCAGTGATGGGGGGCGTCGTGCACACGATTATAGCCCCGATTGAGAGGGCTAAGCTGTTGTTACAAACCCAGGAGAGTAATATTGCTATTTTATCTGGGCCGCATAGGAGGTTTAAGGGGATGTTTGATTGCATAGCCAGGACAATTAGAGAAGAAGGGATTCTTTCTCTGTGGAGAGGCAATGGGAGCAGTGTTCTGAGATATTACCCTTCTGTTGCTCTCAATTTTTCTCTCAAG GATCTCTATAAGAACATCTTACGTGGTCAAGGCAATCCTCTTATATCTGGGCCATCTGCTAATTTCATTGCTGGATCTGCAGCTGGTTGTACGACCTTGGTCATCATCTATCCACTTGATATTGCACATACACGCCTTGCTGCTGATCTTGGAAGGACAGGTACCCGTCAATTCAGGGGAGTTAGCCACTTCCTCAGTACCATTTATGAAAAAGATGGAATAAAAGGAATTTACCGGGGGCTTCCAGCCTCTCTGCAGGGGATGATTGTGCACCGGGGCCTTTACTTTGGTGGTTTTGACACGATGAAAGAGATTATGTCAGAAGAAACTAAACCAGATGTGGCCCTTTGGAAGCGTTGGATAGCAGCTCAAGCAGTTACAACATCTGCTGGGTTGATATCTTATCCATTGGACACTGTTCGGAGGCGGATGATGATGCAATCTGGCTTGGAGCAGCCAATGTACAGAAGTACATTGGATTGCTGGAGAAAGATTTACAGGACAGAAGGGTTCTCATCATTTTATCGTGGAGCCCTTTCAAATATTTTCAGAAGCACTGGTGCCGCTGCTGTTTTAGTTTTGTACGATGAAATTAAGAAGCTCATGGATTGGACTGGCTTATAG
- the LOC113703408 gene encoding glutaredoxin-C6-like, protein MQGARRYGLLSDGGVRLELTPSTGSPLAIDVSESTEMRIQRLISENPVIIFSRSSCCMCHVMRRLLAAIGVHPTVIELDEEEIDALPAGQDGEEGGDGGGGGGSGGAPALFIGGTRIGGWESLVALHLSGHLVPKLVEVGALRDMVL, encoded by the coding sequence ATGCAAGGTGCCCGGCGATATGGGTTGCTGTCGGATGGCGGAGTAAGGCTAGAGCTGACGCCATCCACCGGTTCTCCGCTGGCTATAGACGTGAGCGAGTCGACTGAGATGAGAATCCAGCGGCTGATATCGGAAAACCCGGTGATCATCTTTAGCCGCTCTTCTTGTTGCATGTGCCACGTTATGAGACGTTTGCTAGCTGCCATCGGGGTCCACCCTACCGTCATAGAATTAGACGAGGAAGAGATCGACGCACTTCCCGCCGGACAGGATGGTGAAGAGGGCGGAGAtggtggtggcggtggtggCAGTGGTGGTGCGCCGGCGTTGTTCATTGGCGGAACACGTATTGGTGGTTGGGAAAGCCTGGTGGCACTTCACTTAAGCGGTCATCTTGTGCCTAAGCTCGTGGAAGTTGGTGCTCTTAGGGATATGGTATTATGA